The sequence agaagtttgaggaAAGATGTTCTATGACACtaagggccaatctcaattctctattttaccccttccccttcgttttgcgcgtgcacgtgagacgaagggctatctcaattctcatttcgatcgaggggtagggataagggcaaggggtagataCCCCTTAAAACCAAGTAAGATCGGTAGCTTACTTGAAACCGAGGGGTAAGAGTAATACCCAACATACACCGCTCACACCGGAAAAATAAGCACACCGCGATTCATTGACATGAAGTGTTGCCATTAATAAggattataaaattaaaatggtaattgttttatgttgcattcaatcttgtgaccatatattgaaggtcctgttcttcacgaggaagttttcaaaaaatcgctgttttgtgaatgttaacagcacatcattatttgcgcgaatgtctcgcattttacatatttccatgtctaccccgcgaattggcagcataccatgtcagaaatgtaaagtcCAACAGCAGCTAAATTCGCTGAACTTTTTTACCGCTCGTCTGATATGAATGCTGCCGACTGCTGCCTACTCCTCGCATAGGCAGGTAGcgattgcttctgatgtcaagtaacgaccatttggatattattgtaaaatatcaaaggagttgtgggatgtttacatagcaaactgcatgtttattttgtcccccaTCCCTGTTTCATTCACCCGGACCAAGGTAGGCTGCGAACGAACATAGGCACGTTCAGCTGTTgttgaaataattcctgaacggttttattccgagctaaaaatgcaattatagcctatttgacagaCGACAGGTTGCTAGTgaaaaaatattagctttcagtgtggtacgatctctgtaaattacgttaattcaagtgtttcaatcatccagctctcccttatggttggctagtggtgtctcatttccaaggggaatattCTTCACCCCTATGTTTTGCCACTcggtttcgagggacaagggctaggggtaagatgaagggataggggaaggggtaaaacagagaattgagattggccctaaAACTGTGCCAgaatttgtttttctcttttatCAAATTTGATGAAGAGGCAGTGACTGTAGGCTATgtgccttttttgtgtgtttagatTCACAGCTCGTGTCATGTTACTTTAAgtttgacacagacacagggaaTTGTGTGAGCCGCATAGGGGACGTCACACAAGATGAATGCTGTTTCAACAGTCAATACGgcttcaaaaatgaaaatgggGAATGTGTGTCCTGTCGGTAAGTCAAGGAAATGTCACCATGCTTGGTTTACGTTGGTGTCATATATCTGCCTGATGCTCACAGCTGTAAATTTGAACATATTCAGCAACGCCTCCTGGTCTGCCTGGTCGCCATGGGGTCCTTGCTCAGTGTCTTGTCTGAAAGGCGTTCAACAAAGACGACGAAGATGCGATGGGATTGGAAAGTGCAATGACTCCAAAAATCTTGGGACTCTGCAAACAGCAGTTTGTGAAGATCAAGACTGCTGCCCtggtaaaaaaacaaacatgccaTGCCACTATTCCTGTGGCTGCACTGAAACATTTATTTGCTTTCCATACTGAAAATCTTAAACAAAAAGAGAGCTGTTGTTGAGGCAATCTACCGTTTTCTTTGTTTAGAGCAAGGTGGATGGGGAGAATGGGGAGCATGGCAACCTTGCTCTGTGACCTGTGGGAAAGGTGTGTCCAGGAGAGAGAAACCGTGCAACAACCCACCGCCCAAATGTGGAGGAGGCTGTGACGGCCCAGGACAAGATACTCAATCATGTGAAACAGGAGTCGTCTGCCCAAGTACACAGTGATGATATATAAAATCTCCATTTGTAGGGATTGATTTCTAAAAATACATCATATAATTAAGAACTTTAGATTTATGTATATTTATACATGACTATTGAAAGACTGTTAAGGACTGTAGGGGTAATAGGGGAATCTCAAACATACATAAGAGTATTTTAAGGGATTTGGTAATAATATATTTTCTGCTACAACAGAGGTTTTAACATTCCTTTCTCTGCCACCCTTTCACAGTCATCTCTATGTAATGGTATAGCTGAAGACTGCAGTCATTGCGCAAATCAGTTTGAATTGACTAAGTTGAaacaaaaaactaaaaaacaCTTCTTGTGTAACAGAGATAACAATTGAGAAAGTTTGCCACTTCATACTGTTTCCTGTAATACTTCCTCTTTGACATCTGAACGGATTCTTTGCCTTTCCTAAGCACATGGTAGCTGGTCAGACTGGGGAACTTGGAGTCCCTGTTTGGGGACGTGTAGAATGGAGGGTGCCACTCCACCGCCAAGGGAACGCAGGAGGACATGCACCAACCCTTCACCATCATCTGTGCCAGCTGGGCGTCCCTGCCAAGGCCCTGACACTGATACACAGGATTGTTATTCACTACCAATATGTCCTAGTGAGTGCATCTTCTGTTGAAGTACAAAACAGATGTTtgtttgtcctgcacctgcatGCATCACAATTATACCTCTATGAGCTTGTAACAACAATTCAATTCCATTTCCTAGCCCATGGTGCTTGGGGGGCATGGAGCTCCCTCTCGGAATGTTCAGTGACCTGTGGAGTCGGCCTACAATCCAAGACGCGAAAGTGTAATAACCCAGCACCAAAATATGGTGGAAACGCTTGCTTGGGGGACCACAATGCATATGCAATCTgcatcatacaaacacactgtcCAGGTAAAAACCTTCTATAAAACTCcaaaaaacaaaatataacTGCTTTGTCAAAAAGGCATTTTGGTTGCTGCATTGGTTTACCTGGAGACTCTTATTAATTAGATAATTAATTGATTTAAGGCAAAAAAGTCTAGTTTGTAGTTCCTTTATCATATAGGCATCCTATGCAAGTTTTTCATCTTAATATAACAACTTTAAAGTCATTCTGATAGTGAACTAACTTGTAATAGGGAGAATGGCGCGCCTTCCGCACCCCTGGCCTACCCATACCCATATAGGGAGATCCTGTCTTGCAGCTTGCTCTCCCACGACCTGAGGAATCACAAATTGCATTACGGCAATTGTGCAATAGCCTATTATTTATATGAATTTGTGTAAAATTACCTTGTCAGTCAACATGGCTCCTCTGAGATTATCTTTGCCGGGTTGTGAACAAATCCACATGTGCCGTGTCCAAGGGGGAAGGCTGCTGGACATATAGGAACTCCTTTTGATGCTCACTGACTGTCTGAAAAACAATAGCTAGAGACATCATTGGACtctatagacctctgaagttcttcatcttcatctttgacatccggtaactggcgatttttcctatgggaaaataacatggggattttgaattatcgcacctgttaaactctcacggggatgaaaaagtctaaaatgcagacgttttcctgaacacacttttgtcctcatccttcgagtggatactgtgatctctgGTACGTGAAAgcggcacacttagatttttgctaccccagagctaacttgcaatgaaCTTGCCATAGTTAGCTTTaattaacaaccggatctccttatatgggcaaagatggccgttttggttcttttttgtaggcaaacttttGTAGGTGAGGTCTATTATTGTAGCGGTTCCAACTGCCATTTTGTAATCAGTAGCCTTTATTTTCCACGCTATCCCTTTCTAATATTATTATCAAAAATGTGGCAgggcttttactttctgaagccggacttttacacACCTGATACCCAGTATGTTGGAAATTTGATGAAAAGGCGAATAtacattgtgttactttaacaaggtgatttttgtgtgtgtgaatgaaaatATATGCAGTATGTTTCATAtgcattttaatttgtttgtcttTTAGTGGATGGAGAAtggggagagtggagagagtgggagacatGCAAGAAAGAAACATACAACAGACCAATCAGCTGCACCAAAAAGGCTGGCTCACAGGCTCGGCGGAGGAGCTGTTTGTTCAGGGACTTTGGTGGGAAAGCATGTGATGGTCTCCCTGTTGAACACAGGCTTTGCTATGACATTAAACACACAACTGAACGGCCTTGTGAAAGTAAGtcacagaacagaacagtgtATTCTTCATCAACTTGACCCTCTGATGGGTTTTGTCTGTTACAAAGTCAGTATGCAATTTCCAAAGAGGCATTCATCATCTGTTTGTCCAGAGCCTGCTCACTATACAGAGTGGACCGAGTGGGGTTTGTGCAAGCCTTCCTGCGGAGCAGGTTCGAAACGACGGAGAGGTCGACTGTGTGTGGCTGATATCCCAGAATTTGAGTAAGTTAATTGTCATAGTTACAGTAAGGTAATTAAGCAGTTACAAAACGTGCTGAAAATACAGTCAATGCATCACAGACAACGTTAAGCaataagcaaaacaaaacaacaaaatgcatATACTGTAACAGCATTAGTCGTAATCATGTCACATTCTACTGTTTGTGTCACAGGAAAACCACCTATGGAGATGTCTATTATTCTGGACTACCCAGACTGAAATGCTCCCCAATACTTATGGGTATAAACAAGACGCAAGAGGAACCCTGTCTCAACGTGCCTGCATGCTAGGGTGTGCTGTTCCTGTCCTCTGGGAAAATGGAAGATAATGTAGAAAGTGAGGGTGAAAATGAATACATAAACATGTGCAAATTTGGAACTCACATTTTAAAAACCTGTCATGCATGTTTTATAGTTTGCAGTGTGTGAGAATTTTAGTTGTAAAAAAGATACAGgatctctttctccttttcagACACAGCTTTTGGAACTCACATTTTAAAAACCTGTCATGCATGTTTTATAGTTTGCAGTGTGTGAGAATTTTAGTTGTAAAAAAGATACAGgatctctttctccttttcagACACAGCTTTATTCTATGGGCTCTGTGCACCACTTGAAGTCAGCAAACCAATTTCCAGTTTGTTGACATCAGTTCAGTTGTTCCAAAACGTGTGCTTACCGAAAATCCTTCCCTCCTTATATTGTGCAGCCACTGCACGTAGGCTGGCGTTTTTTGGGAAAACGTGGAAGCTAAAATCGCTTTTATAACGACTTGAAGCCAAGCAGAGCGGCATACAGCAGTGCTCATTAGAGCCGCCCACGGACATTAccagtgttgccagattgggttGAGTGATTTCCGCCCAATCATGTTCAAAAACCCGCCCTCTTCAGCAAAAAAACGGCCCAACAAGAAATTTGTCATAGAAAAACCATTTAACTGAAATTTTATGTGCCGCCTAAGGCATATTTCCCCCCGCCCGACGAAGTCAAAAGGAGCCCAATTGAGCGGGCACCcacccaatctggcaacacaTAAACCAATGAAGATTGCTGACAAAAAGGAACCAacgctgccatctttgcccatataaggagatacaggtgttaattgaagctaactacctatggcaacttgcattgcaagttagctctatggtagcaaaaatcaaagtgtgccgtcttaacataccgaagatcacagtatccactagaAGGCAGAGAACGAAAGTGTGTagagcaaaacgtctgcatttccgatttctttgtccccgcgagagtttaaaaggtgtgataattcaaaatccctaTTTAATTTTCTCATAGAACCCTTCAATGTTTGTAATCATCCAGAGCCTAGGTTGGGTGCGCGCACAGCATGCAGGTCAGAAAAATGGCACAGCTAATAAACTGgcatcagagaatgtctaataaataaataaatccgtAGACGGACTCTGCCGGCATGTTGAGCTGTCAAGGTATGCACTGTCATTGTTACCCAAGGGCTGCGAACCGTACCTTAATAAATTAAGTCTTAACTAATGGCGATTGTCTGCCTGATCCTGAGCTGATAACAGAATGGGTAGACAACATTAGCAAGTAGCCAGAGATTCATTAGCCCGACATATTCGGCTATCTGGTTGACAAGCCCAGCGtgtataggctacatgcaaaAAAGTAGTACAAGTAAGCATTTGTCTTGACATTTCTTTGACGTTTTagtcaattcacacacacacacaattcaatggGATGGAAAGCTTTCTGACCCCGACATGTGAACACCTTTTCTGTGACAAAGGGTCTATAGGAAAAATCTCAAGatcttatatgggcaaagatggagTAATGTAGCTTTTATAGGCTTACTTCAGAGGTAAGGTACAAATAAAGCACTCATCTTCAGGTCCTTGTTGATGAACAGGAAACTATAGTTTGCCGACTTCAAGTAAGCTAGTGCACAGAGCCAATATAGAGAACAATAAAATCCACATCCGTCTATTCAGCTGCTCACTAACTATTCTCACAGAGGAACATGTCACAAGTAGCCTATCGCTGGAGAGTCTGCTGGACTGCCTTTCTGATGAAAATGACCTCACAAATGTTGTATTTAAGATATTAAAGGTTTACCtactttttgttttcttcaagAGCAGTAAACATTAAGAAAATTATGCTTACACTTTTTATTGATCTTAATAGCTTAAtcgctaaaaatgtaaaaaaaaacattaagtaGCAAAAACCAATAATTACCATTAATTTACCAGAAATAGAAATATTTCCCCAAACTATAAACACTATTCTCCTGTTGTCACATATGATTCAAATTTGTTGAACATTTAGAGCAAAACTCCAATGCAAAAATACTCTAAAGTGAGGAATTTGAAAACATCAGCTGTAACACTCATTGCTGTAATAGGTTTTTGTGGTAGGGTCTGAAACTGATCTTGGCTAAGACTATTAGAAAGCGGAATGCCGGTGTCCGGCTCCCACACCGGTTCtggttccgtcaacgcatgccagtgggtgttcccaacggtagctatgcaaatgaattgaagtataaccgtaatttgattggctggtgccttcTGTTGTTGTCCGTCGGTGCAGCAAAatggtgcattcatggcacttcggaatgacaaggaccgcccccgtggctactttgtttttcccaaaACAAGTGTttatgtgctttgccgtcggaatgtgtgacaaacacggatgccacaacaaaggttaaaacatacactcactaatcctaaataaacaactgtatttgcttaaaatatagtgtaagacacttgcagggccggagtggggccacttttcagcccgggagtttcaggcccaagaccggcccacgttttagtggtggaaattggataaatgaagcaatattcagctcttactatcctgtagtttttattagtaggcttaccatggttcaacaaatgcgtaaaggttatataataattcacttcaactgagaagttaacaaaaaatattccactataccacaagttaacaaaaacagaaagaaagaaagcctttgaaatgtagcctatcgcttccacaaagaggcatattgaactaaggctacatgttttttgcatggataggctatattgttgtttggtgatttagactactcctttactacaccctcttctgagcaaacaaggcatataggtttgtCATGTAGaataattgctctttcttacattaaataactttaatttttcctctctacttgtccctgtagtcatggcctccttaTCACTAATTTTGGGctcctcattttcagtggtcgactggttattattgcatactgcaaagtctatgaattggatacaaaaggctaatattttaagTAATTGAATATGAATATTAGCCCAATTATTACACTGCTAATAATCATTGCCTataggctatctctctttaccagttgccactttgTCTGtaatctggaagcttggcacatttagcagcattctacctggccgtttcagtccctcctggcctctttctaccatcgatccttcctgacgcttatGGCTACTAAGGCCGGCCtggctatccgtatctgagaaaactttttggaaaagacgggctatatggacccaaccaactctttttgggaggggagaactccctcacatggtaggctacagcccatgcagaggcaacggtgtcatgcacagaatgcggaacgtgtaggctatagcctactttaagagaagatagactaacgtgacaaatgtcaatatttttttcctcgaccggaccaaaagtgaagcggcccaccgggaattctcccgattctcccgattacccatcCCGGGCCTGGAcacttgtgaaagaaagatatgcagctttcaagtgacaaaagtgatgacgagcccctaactgggcaacacTGTTAGCAacatctagccccagtttccgacctctaaATCACACATTACGagacgtgaatgacgcggaatgatgatgttttcactgggaaaaaggtttttccAAAGCCCATGAACACTAGGAAAGTTCAACTTTTCGACGCGAGTGACGGGAGCAAcacgacgcaacggacccacaattcagttcggcaatggatgacgtaagcccatgtaaagtggatgggatgcgtctccagcactgcacgcagctgtgtgtgggagccgtaaaTGTTCGAGAAGCAGGTGTGGAAAGAGTTTAGGGTCTTACGTGCATATTTGCGCCCTCTGGTGGATACAAATGAGCACTGTGAAGCAGGCCCAAGCTATAaccaagggggaagaaagaacAGAGTggtgaccaggcttggaatttcaccattctgggggcaaggccacttggccttcagttgggcatatttggtggggggcacaaaggccacatgtcagggcaccaaggccaaagttaactatacagtagtaggctataaaaattatcaaagttttatttagcctattcactgcagtagacctgcatcattgtatgaaacattacaaaaacatgaaacatgacatattacatagaactgtaaatcatctgatcatctaataaaaacagatatctaggctatatataacatttattttatatttggcctgctatgaaatcatgtattgaacaatttaaatttaagcacagctcagctttaagaaactcaaatagcctagatgcatgcttagcattttgtgatcattaaggctactttcacaaactcttagtcagttgtcctctgatttaccaatatctaagcgatatttgtaacatttattttgtatttggcccgttatgaaatcatgtggaacaatttaaacacattgtaaaacttaaagcccaaatttggagacatccatgcatgtcgaaatttactgcaaattcaaaactggattactctggaacgtctaactgtacaggggactgctttacacttttgtgttcggtaaggtctgctgtttattctgatatgtggtttgtcatgtgttaaaagaagggttcgtgaagtattctaccgagatcatggacgcaaaaccttcagtagaatgtattattaaattaaattatattatttacttttctcgccaaccgttcaacacagcaattatcggctaacatcgtttaaagctgagaaaaagctctttcatgtgatacttgtgatgtctgtgtgatgaataggctagttcgaaagtagttcaactgagaagaatgggtgaatttggacgcactttcttgcgctgtcactttctcaactgcgtaaaagactaaattaatttgcgctgtgaatgctaagattattttgacaggccacaggctaaataaaaatcgctattagtaggacacaaagcagaattttgaaagaagggggcaccaaggccaccgtggcctgtaaacctatgattttcaaaggggcttcacggccaacgcaaggggctatgACGGCCATGGCcatcgtggccgccgtgaaattcctaccctggtggTGACACTTATAAGAGACTGTGGAAAAAGTTGGCAGCGCTTTTACCATGCCAGTTTCTGGGTTATGTGAGTTCTGAAACTGAAAACAGCCAATCACTTGGTCAGTAATGAGTCACTAGATTATACACTCCAGCATCCAAAAATACATCCCTCCTTCCTGCGATAGATACAGCCATTCAGCATAAATGTTTTGGAACTATTGATCGCGTGCGGCGACATCAAAAagtgtcgcaactctctttttctatggctctggtCCTAGCTAAAGccaaggaagagagaggggaaaaacgGATATTAAGAGTTAGATCTTAATCAGAAATCTAAGAGTTAGAtttagataagataagataatatAAGATAATCCTTTAATTGTCTCCAAAGGGAGAAATTTGCATTGTTACAGCGTCCAAGACAATGAAGGAAAAGAGACTTacagacaaccccccccccccccccatacatctTCAGTAGGACACGcagcaaatacacatacacattccttGGGCATGCTTCCCTGCACCATACCTGTTTGAGCTCATGTGGGGAAAGCACAACCACTATGTAGATTTATAAGTAGTACTAACATTGTTTAGTTGACAGGTGAGTCAACGGCGATGCAGAGGGTCACTAGATGTGTCGGTGTGCCAGAGTTTGGTGCTCCGGTCTCAAGTGGTGCACCACACATTCCAGAACTTCCCTtacaaaaattaaatgtttgcggcagatttgcagcaaacttgtgggtATGGGGAAACAAATGAGTCCACCTAGGAAATATTGCCAGAAGTTTGCCAATGTTGGCCTAGACAGGCAAACTACCAGCAAAGTTCGCTCGTGATTTGCCACCACACTtagccaataatggcaaacttccagtgaacgtctggtgacaaacctaattacagtgcatgaaaatgcactgttctgttatccgaagtcttcttcttcttcttctcatgaaaatgcactgtactgttattccaacttttcttattacagtgcattaaAAAATGCAcggtactgttcttccaaggctttttacagtgcatgaaaatgcactgtactgttcttcctaggcttcttattacagtgcatgaaactgtactgttattccaaggtattttattacagtgcatgaaaatgcactgtactgttcttccaagtctTCTTATTCTTAcgattattattacagtgcatgaaaatgcactgtactgttcttcctaggcttcttattcttattacagtgcatgaaaatgcactgtactgttcttcctaggcttcttcttcttcctattacagtgcatgaaaatgcactgtactgttattcctaggcttcttattatagtgcatgaaaatgcactatactgttcttccaaaatttcttattagagtgcatgaaaatgcactctactgttatccgaattattcttaattacagtgcatgaaaatgcactgtactgttcttcctaggcttcttattacagtgcatgaaaatgcactgtactgttcttcctaggcttcttattagagtgcatgaaaatgcactctac comes from Alosa sapidissima isolate fAloSap1 chromosome 7, fAloSap1.pri, whole genome shotgun sequence and encodes:
- the LOC121714050 gene encoding properdin-like; the protein is MVYTMLLVFSIQYILFLLPQAIDSQLVSCYFKFDTDTGNCVSRIGDVTQDECCFNSQYGFKNENGECVSCRNASWSAWSPWGPCSVSCLKGVQQRRRRCDGIGKCNDSKNLGTLQTAVCEDQDCCPEQGGWGEWGAWQPCSVTCGKGVSRREKPCNNPPPKCGGGCDGPGQDTQSCETGVVCPTHGSWSDWGTWSPCLGTCRMEGATPPPRERRRTCTNPSPSSVPAGRPCQGPDTDTQDCYSLPICPTHGAWGAWSSLSECSVTCGVGLQSKTRKCNNPAPKYGGNACLGDHNAYAICIIQTHCPVDGEWGEWREWETCKKETYNRPISCTKKAGSQARRRSCLFRDFGGKACDGLPVEHRLCYDIKHTTERPCEKPAHYTEWTEWGLCKPSCGAGSKRRRGRLCVADIPEFEKTTYGDVYYSGLPRLKCSPILMGINKTQEEPCLNVPAC